One stretch of Deltaproteobacteria bacterium DNA includes these proteins:
- a CDS encoding FecR domain-containing protein — translation MKSILSRGAFLAVAILCLVLTADSFPATGAAGRVEEASGSVWVERGGGRRAIGRSAAIHYGDTLITGKDGRIRFTLTDAGSFTLESDTSVSIDELFEEAEDEPMVLRMAAGYLWARVSRLSSSPRRLEIHTPTVIAGVRGTEFELAAAADGSAAMAVDEGSVEMAVDGETLLVDKGSMAEVDADTGKGSLAPAPERRRRDWMAWRAERAVRLPDRLPMVIERAAAKVSRMERELSVLGGSVFGKADDLAGALEDTRAALGKKGSKAALRQARLAAGKAGLALRREVRAYRRALNRLRVDVNFARTLEHSLETAGDRVPPETAALLRGRLAETLQTGDRLILEARQLRERVIGLFRSLYRTTGGQATDKRPAGKKAGAAPR, via the coding sequence ATGAAATCGATCTTGTCAAGAGGGGCGTTCCTTGCTGTGGCGATACTTTGTCTTGTATTGACCGCCGACTCATTTCCGGCGACCGGGGCGGCCGGACGGGTGGAGGAGGCCTCAGGCTCTGTGTGGGTGGAGCGCGGCGGCGGCAGGAGGGCGATCGGCCGGTCAGCGGCCATCCATTACGGAGACACCCTCATAACCGGCAAGGACGGCCGGATCCGCTTCACCCTTACTGACGCGGGCTCCTTCACCCTAGAATCCGACACCAGTGTCAGCATCGACGAATTGTTCGAAGAGGCCGAGGACGAGCCGATGGTGCTGCGGATGGCGGCAGGATACCTGTGGGCCAGGGTCAGCCGCCTGTCGTCTTCGCCGAGGCGCCTTGAAATCCACACGCCCACGGTCATCGCCGGTGTGCGCGGAACCGAGTTCGAGCTCGCCGCAGCAGCAGATGGCAGCGCGGCGATGGCTGTGGACGAGGGTTCCGTCGAAATGGCCGTGGATGGGGAGACCTTGTTGGTGGACAAGGGGTCAATGGCCGAGGTCGATGCAGATACCGGGAAAGGCTCCCTGGCCCCCGCACCGGAAAGACGACGGCGGGACTGGATGGCCTGGCGGGCGGAGCGGGCCGTGCGGCTTCCGGACCGGCTTCCCATGGTCATTGAACGCGCCGCCGCCAAGGTGAGCCGCATGGAACGGGAGCTTTCCGTCCTGGGCGGGTCGGTGTTCGGCAAGGCTGATGACCTGGCAGGGGCCTTGGAGGATACCAGGGCCGCTTTAGGAAAAAAAGGAAGCAAGGCCGCTCTCAGGCAGGCTCGGCTTGCGGCCGGCAAGGCCGGACTGGCGCTTCGCCGGGAGGTCCGGGCCTATAGGCGCGCTTTGAACCGCCTGCGCGTGGATGTGAATTTTGCGAGGACCCTCGAACACTCCCTGGAAACCGCCGGAGACCGGGTGCCCCCTGAAACAGCCGCCCTGTTGCGCGGCAGGCTGGCGGAGACATTGCAGACCGGAGACCGCCTCATCCTGGAAGCGAGGCAGTTACGGGAACGGGTGATAGGGCTCTTCCGCAGCCTGTACCGCACAACCGGGGGGCAGGCGACGGATAAGAGGCCCGCAGGCAAGAAAGCCGGGGCTGCTCCCCGATAA
- a CDS encoding AMP-binding protein, with product MGSAENFVKARDFLIENRENYEAAYKGFKWPVMPQFNWALDFFDREALGNDGVALWVVEESGAETRLTFAELSGRSNRVANFLRRLGVKRGDRILIMLPNVTALWEITLAAIKLGAVVGPATTLLAEADLADRIERGGMRVVVTDPDGAPKFDGIPGDYTRIMVGGSLDGWISFEDAFREDAGFSPDGPTGSSDPFLLYFTSGTTAKPKMVQHSHASYPVGHLSTMYWVGLKPGDIHFNISSPGWAKHAWSSFFAPWNAGATVFVYNQARFDPKKTLSVIARSCVTTLCAPPTVWRSFILEDLKSYPVKLRELVGAGEPLNPEVIDQVKAAWGLTIRDGYGQTETTCQVGNSPGQPVKPGSMGRPMPGYAIALVDVEGKEADEGEIGIRLNPAPVGIMTGYLDNPERTSELLDGDYFLTSDVAGRDKEGYFWYVGRADDVFKSSDYRISPFELESALIEHEWVAEAAVVPSPDPIKLSVPKAYVMLKPGIEPSKETAFAILKFLRDRLAPYTRVRRIEFAELPKTISGKIRRVDLRKAEESGRSRDVRGKLEFWESDFPDLKA from the coding sequence ATGGGTTCGGCAGAAAATTTCGTCAAGGCCCGCGATTTTCTCATCGAAAACCGCGAAAACTACGAAGCGGCCTACAAGGGGTTCAAATGGCCCGTAATGCCGCAGTTCAACTGGGCGCTGGATTTTTTTGACAGGGAGGCTTTGGGCAACGACGGCGTGGCCCTCTGGGTGGTGGAGGAATCGGGAGCCGAGACCAGGCTCACCTTTGCGGAGCTTTCCGGGCGCTCCAACCGGGTGGCCAACTTTTTGAGGCGGCTCGGCGTAAAACGCGGCGACCGCATTCTGATCATGCTCCCGAACGTGACGGCTTTGTGGGAGATCACCCTTGCCGCGATAAAACTCGGCGCGGTGGTGGGCCCGGCCACAACGCTTCTGGCCGAGGCGGACCTTGCCGACCGGATAGAGCGCGGCGGAATGCGGGTCGTCGTGACGGACCCGGACGGTGCCCCCAAGTTCGACGGGATTCCCGGCGACTACACCAGAATCATGGTGGGCGGGAGCCTCGACGGCTGGATCAGCTTTGAGGACGCCTTCAGGGAGGACGCGGGTTTTTCGCCGGACGGCCCCACCGGCTCCTCCGACCCCTTCCTTCTCTATTTCACCTCCGGCACCACGGCCAAGCCCAAGATGGTGCAGCACTCCCACGCAAGCTACCCGGTAGGCCACCTTTCCACCATGTACTGGGTGGGCCTGAAACCCGGCGATATCCACTTCAACATCAGCTCCCCCGGCTGGGCCAAGCACGCCTGGAGCTCCTTTTTCGCGCCCTGGAACGCCGGGGCCACGGTCTTCGTCTACAACCAGGCCCGGTTCGACCCCAAAAAGACCCTTTCGGTCATCGCCCGCTCGTGCGTCACCACCCTCTGCGCCCCGCCCACCGTGTGGCGCTCCTTCATCCTTGAAGACCTGAAATCCTACCCGGTGAAGCTGCGCGAGCTGGTGGGCGCGGGCGAGCCCCTGAACCCGGAGGTCATCGATCAGGTGAAGGCCGCCTGGGGGCTCACCATAAGGGACGGCTACGGCCAGACCGAAACCACCTGCCAGGTCGGAAACTCGCCCGGGCAGCCGGTGAAGCCGGGCTCCATGGGCAGGCCCATGCCGGGCTACGCCATAGCCCTTGTGGACGTGGAGGGGAAAGAGGCGGACGAGGGCGAGATAGGCATCCGCCTGAACCCCGCGCCCGTGGGAATCATGACCGGCTACCTGGATAACCCGGAGCGCACCAGCGAGCTTCTGGACGGCGATTATTTCCTCACCTCGGATGTGGCGGGCCGTGACAAGGAAGGCTATTTCTGGTACGTGGGCCGGGCCGACGACGTTTTCAAAAGCTCGGATTACCGCATAAGCCCCTTTGAGCTGGAAAGTGCCTTAATCGAGCACGAATGGGTGGCCGAGGCGGCGGTGGTGCCGAGCCCGGACCCCATCAAACTTTCGGTTCCCAAGGCTTACGTGATGCTGAAACCCGGAATCGAGCCTTCCAAAGAAACCGCCTTTGCGATACTGAAATTTTTGCGCGATAGGCTCGCGCCCTATACGCGGGTGCGCAGGATCGAGTTCGCGGAGCTTCCCAAGACCATATCGGGAAAAATAAGGCGGGTGGACTTAAGAAAGGCCGAGGAGAGCGGCCGTTCGAGGGATGTGCGCGGAAAGCTGGAATTCTGGGAGAGCGATTTTCCCGATCTCAAGGC